The following coding sequences lie in one Fusarium poae strain DAOMC 252244 chromosome 1, whole genome shotgun sequence genomic window:
- a CDS encoding hypothetical protein (SECRETED:SignalP(1-17)~CAZy:GH10) — protein MHKSALIGLLASSPVSAQLHSLAQAAGLKYFGSAVDNGYLSDAAYAKLADNVEEFGQLVPENGQKWETVEPSRDQFTYETADVIPDLAKKNGQILRCHALTWHSQLPNWVSAGKFSASELTEIIEAHIANVVEHYKGDCYAWDVVNEAIDDSGEWRDSVFYQTLGTDYLAISFNAAKKADPDAKLYYNDYNLEQNGKKTDRAVEIVEILQKAGAPIDGVGFQGHLIVGETPSRSELVTVLERFTSLDVEVAFTELDIRHSAVPASAAELAKQGDEYVDVVGACLDVKGCVGVTVWGITDKYSWIPGVFEGNGEALLYTDEYEKKPAWTSVSSLLAAAATAAPVTSTVAPVVTTAAPTTMLTKTKPAYTDDCDDIPETDEPVYPTTSLTNSSAPTTTMGTRTALGPVYTNVDDNDDDCESEEAPFPTYVIPTNGTSTLPTKAPVYDGDDDCDDDSAPAPAPVDGDDCEEGDFEPTAVAISTAEASAPTRAPVVRSSSAYTYKWNTQTRPSYQVPSGTAPAGPIGTGNVGLVKHYYQCGGKNYNGPTECEKPYKCVEHNPYYHQCVEA, from the exons ATGCACAAATCTGCCCTCATTGGCCTTTTGGCTTCGAGCCCAGTCTCAGCCCAGCTTCACAGCCTAGCGCAGGCCGCTGGTCTCAAGTACTTCGGTAGCGCTGTCGACAACGGCTACCTGAGCGATGCCGCCTACGCCAAACTTGCCGATAACGTTGAAGAGTTTGGCCAACTCGTCCCCGAGAACGGACAAAAGTGGGAGACTGTCGAGCCAAGCCGTGATCAGTTCACCTACGAAACTGCCGATGTTATTCCTGATCTCGCCAAGAAGAACGGTCAGATCCTGCGATGCCATGCTTTGACTTGGCACAGTCAGCTGCCCAACTGGG TCTCTGCTGGAAAGTTCTCTGCTTCTGAACTGACCGAGATCATTGAGGCACACATTGCCAATGTTGTTGAGCACTACAAGGGTGACTGCTACGCCTGGGACGTTGTCAACGAGGCTATCGACGACAGCGGCGAGTGGAGAGATAGTGTCTTTTACCAGACTCTTGGAACCGACTACCTTGCCATCTCCTTCAACGCTGCCAAGAAGGCCGATCCCGACGCCAAGCT GTACTACAACGACTACAACCTCGAGCAGAACGGCAAGAAGACCGACCGCGCCGTTGAGATTGTCGAGATCCTCCAAAAGGCTGGCGCACCCATTGACGGTGTTGGTTTCCAGGGCCATCTCATTGTTGGAGAAACTCCTTCTCGCTCTGAGCTTGTCACTGTCCTTGAGCGCTTCACTTCTCTCGACGTCGAGGTCGCTTTCACTGAGCTCGACATCCGCCACTCCGCCGTCCCAGCCTCTGCCGCTGAACTGGCCAAGCAGGGAGACGAGTACGTCGACGTCGTCGGCGCCTGTCTTGACGTCAAGGGCTGTGTTGGAGTCACCGTCTGGGGTATCACCGACAAGTACAGCTGGATCCCTGGTGTTTTCGAGGGCAACGGCGAAGCTCTCCTCTATACTGACGAGTACGAGAAGAAGCCCGCCTGGACCAGCGTCTCCAGCCTTCTCGCCGCTGCCGCTACTGCTGCTCCTGTCACCAGCACCGTTGCTCCCGTCGTGACCACTGCTGCTCCTACTACCATGCTTACCAAGACCAAGCCCGCCTACACCGACGACTGCGACGATATCCCCGAGACTGACGAGCCCGTTTACCCTACCACCTCCTTGACGAACAGCTCTGCACCTACTACCACTATGGGTACCCGCACTGCCCTCGGCCCTGTTTACACCAACGTTGATGATAATGATGACGACTGCGAGAGCGAAGAGGCTCCTTTTCCTACCTATGTGATCCCCACCAACGGCACATCGACACTCCCCACAAAGGCCCCCGTCTacgatggcgatgatgactGCGATGATGACTCTGcccctgctcctgctcccGTCGATGGCGATGACTGCGAAGAGGGCGACTTTGAGCCCACAGCTGTCGCCATCTCTACCGCCGAAGCCTCAGCTCCTACCCGCGCTCCCGTCGTCCGATCCAGCTCTGCCTACACCTACAAGTGGAACACCCAGACACGTCCCTCTTACCAAGTCCCCAGCGGCACCGCCCC
- a CDS encoding hypothetical protein (BUSCO:40407at5125): MISTPPPRSLRDKCLELRDKVEAFLTEEPETQILRDVQDQVRRSIEAVDEALHRYRPEQISLSYNGGKDCLVLLIIILARMGRIYYTTSEPSTNGVSDMTPPEKLQCVYIVAAHPFPEVDEFVETSSAEYGLEVARYVLPMKKGLEIYLEERPSIKAVFVGTRRTDPHGENLTFFDPTDAGWPSFMRIHPVIDWHYVQIWAFIRHLGIEYCPLYDQGYTSLGGIKDTHPNPHLKKQGQNGKGFRPAYELTQDDEERLGRE, from the exons ATGATATCGACCCCGCCACCCCGCTCCTTGCGCGACAAGTGTCTCGAGCTCAGAGACAAGGTCGAAGCGTTTCTTACGGAGGAACCCGAGACACAGATACTGCGCGATGTGCAGGACCAAGTCCGCAGGTCCATAGAGGCAGTTGACGAGGCTTTACACAGATATCG ACCGGAACAAATATCCTTATCATATAACGGAGGAAAGGATT GCCTCGTCCTCCTTATCATAATCCTCGCACGCATGGGTCGCATTTACTACACAACCTCCGAACCATCCACCAATGGCGTTTCCGACATGACACCCCCCGAGAAGCTCCAATGCGTATATATTGTCGCCGCGCATCCCTTTCCCGAAGTAGACGAGTTCGTAGAGACGTCCAGCGCCGAGTACGGTCTTGAAGTTGCGCGCTATGTACTACCCATGAAGAAGGGTCTCGAGATATACCTAGAGGAACGACCGAGCATCAAGGCTGTCTTTGTTGGTacgagaagaacagatccTCATGGCGAAAACTTGACTTTCTTTGACCCGACGGACGCTGGTTGGCCGTCGTTTATGAGGATACATCCTGTAATTGATTGGCATTATG TACAAATCTGGGCC TTTATTCGCCACTTAGGGATCGAGTACTGTCCCCTTTACGATCAAGGATACACAAGTCTGGGTGGAATAAAAGATACCCATCCCAACCCGCATTTAAAGAAGCAGGGACAGAATGGGAAAGGGTTCCGACCTGCGTATGAGTTGAcgcaagatgatgaagagcgACTGGGTCGCGAATGA